The genomic window TCTTGCCGGAGCCGGACTCACCGACCAGCCCCAGCACCTCCCCGGGGGCCACGTGCAGGTCCACCCCGTCCAGCGCCCGCAGGCCGGGACTGCCCCACCGGGCGCCGTAGACGACGCTCAGTCCGCGCACGTCCAGGACCGCCGTGCCCTCGGGGGCGGGGTGGGCACCGGGCCGGGAGACCCCCTCCGCCGCCTCGCCCAGCTCAGGTTCGGGCAGCCGGGGCACCGCGGCCAGCAGGTCCCGGGTGTACTGCGCCTGCGGGGCCCGCAGCACGTCGCGCACCGGGCCCGTCTCCACGACGAGGCCCTCGCGCATGACGACGACCCGGTCGGCGAGGTCGGCGACCACGCCCATGTCGTGCGTGATGAGCAGCACCGACGTCCCGCGCCGCACCGTCAGTTCCCGCAGCAGGTCCAGGACGTCGGCCTGCACGGTCACGTCCAGCGCCGTGGTCGGCTCGTCGGCGATCACCACGGCGGGCTCGTTCGCGAGCGCCATGGCGATGACGACGCGCTGCAGCTGCCCCCCGGACAGCTCGTGCGGGTAGGAGCGCAGCCGGCGCTCGGGGTCGGGCAAGGCGACGGTCCGCAGCAGCTCCAGGGCCCGGGCGCGCGCGGCCGCGCGCCCGGCGCCGGAGTGGACCCGAACCGCCTCGGCGAGCTGGTCCCCGATCCGCAGGACGGGGTTCAGGGCGCTCATGGGGTCCTGGAAGACCATGGACACGGTCCCGCCGCGCAGCCGGCGCAGCGCCTCGGGGCCCAGGGTCAGCAGGTCTCCGTGGCCGTCGAGGACGGCCCGGCCGCCGACCTCGGCGGTCGGCGGCAGCAGCCCCAGCAGCGACGTGGCGGTCACGCTCTTGCCCGAACCGGACTCCCCGACGACGGCCAGCACCTC from Kineococcus rhizosphaerae includes these protein-coding regions:
- a CDS encoding dipeptide ABC transporter ATP-binding protein, translating into MSEARTGTPHDGAPLLSVEDLTVTFGAGGSATHAVRGASWQLRRGEVLAVVGESGSGKSVTATSLLGLLPPTAEVGGRAVLDGHGDLLTLGPEALRRLRGGTVSMVFQDPMSALNPVLRIGDQLAEAVRVHSGAGRAAARARALELLRTVALPDPERRLRSYPHELSGGQLQRVVIAMALANEPAVVIADEPTTALDVTVQADVLDLLRELTVRRGTSVLLITHDMGVVADLADRVVVMREGLVVETGPVRDVLRAPQAQYTRDLLAAVPRLPEPELGEAAEGVSRPGAHPAPEGTAVLDVRGLSVVYGARWGSPGLRALDGVDLHVAPGEVLGLVGESGSGKSTLAGVVNGLVRPSAGTVRVGGQDPSALRGAALRSLRARVGVVFQNPYSSLDPRAVVADSVAEPLLLHTSLDAAAVRARVAALLDSVALPAGSADRYPHELSGGQRQRVAIARAVALEPDLLIADEPTSALDVSVQARILDLLAELRGRLGFASLFISHDLAVVGQVADRVAVLHRGRLVEQGPAADVLTRPVDPYTRRLVAAAPVTDPDEQQRRRTAWRALAS